A single genomic interval of Candidatus Cloacimonadota bacterium harbors:
- a CDS encoding phosphatidate cytidylyltransferase: MRPVALRTLCAFCFGPVLLICAWFGGIYLQILISIISILGVREFCALVKQKKKIQLNFPIIIAASLFINWYIFFIGLNNIIFVYILIFILIIAYDVFSNNIKQSTERVSYTIFALLYIPLLLEFLFLISTVKYGNILLIFLMVLVWITDTAAYFVGAKFGRHRNIFKASREKSAEGFITGIVSAFIFTYLLNLVVRAIWKFNLLTDWNDILACGIIVGIIGQLGDLMESNLKRDFQVKDTSKLLPGHGGILDRFDSLMISAPFLYFYFSFIK; encoded by the coding sequence ATGAGACCTGTTGCTTTAAGAACTTTATGTGCCTTTTGTTTTGGACCTGTCTTATTAATATGCGCCTGGTTCGGAGGCATTTACCTTCAAATCCTTATCAGTATAATTTCTATTCTGGGTGTAAGAGAATTTTGTGCGCTTGTTAAACAAAAGAAAAAAATTCAACTAAATTTCCCTATTATTATAGCCGCATCACTTTTTATAAACTGGTATATCTTTTTTATTGGATTGAATAATATCATATTTGTGTATATTTTAATCTTCATTTTAATCATTGCTTATGATGTCTTCTCAAATAATATTAAACAATCAACAGAAAGAGTTTCATACACTATCTTTGCATTGTTGTATATCCCTTTGCTTTTAGAATTTTTGTTCCTTATTAGTACTGTAAAGTATGGAAATATACTCTTAATATTTCTAATGGTTTTAGTCTGGATAACTGATACAGCTGCCTATTTTGTTGGTGCGAAGTTTGGCAGACATCGCAATATTTTTAAAGCAAGTAGAGAAAAATCTGCTGAGGGATTTATCACTGGTATAGTCTCTGCCTTTATTTTTACATATTTGCTTAACTTGGTTGTCAGAGCTATCTGGAAATTTAATTTGCTTACAGATTGGAATGATATTCTTGCCTGTGGAATTATTGTGGGTATTATAGGTCAACTTGGTGACTTAATGGAGTCTAATTTAAAAAGAGATTTTCAAGTAAAAGACACCTCTAAACTACTACCTGGACATGGTGGAATCTTAGATAGATTTGACAGTCTTATGATAAGCGCCCCGTTTTTGTATTTCTACTTTAGTTTTATAAAATAA
- a CDS encoding isoprenyl transferase, giving the protein MKTKEELIIEVRKGAIPKHIAIIMDGNGRWAKQRGLSRIKGHQAGVKAVRKIVETSGHLGIKYLTLYAFSTENWTRPKNETKAVLNLIERTLMKEINNLAKNNVIVHFIGSQEGLSQRFVKKINKAYQKTKDNTGLNLILAVNYGGRIEIIETVNKILQKQVHEVTIKEFANYLYTKKFPDPDMVIRTSGELRISNFLIWQAAYSELWFTRTLWPDFTPEEFLHAILDFQKRTRKFGGIK; this is encoded by the coding sequence ATGAAAACCAAAGAAGAGCTAATCATTGAAGTCAGGAAGGGTGCTATTCCCAAACATATTGCTATCATAATGGATGGTAATGGTAGGTGGGCAAAGCAAAGAGGTCTCTCGCGTATTAAAGGACATCAAGCTGGTGTAAAAGCTGTGCGAAAAATTGTTGAAACATCAGGGCATCTCGGAATTAAATATCTTACTCTCTATGCATTTTCCACGGAAAATTGGACTCGTCCCAAGAATGAAACTAAAGCTGTGCTTAATCTTATTGAAAGAACATTGATGAAGGAAATTAACAATCTTGCAAAAAATAATGTAATAGTGCATTTCATAGGCTCCCAGGAGGGATTAAGCCAAAGATTCGTTAAAAAAATCAACAAAGCCTATCAAAAAACTAAAGACAATACTGGCTTGAACTTAATATTAGCCGTTAACTATGGTGGCAGAATTGAGATTATAGAGACTGTAAATAAAATCCTGCAAAAACAAGTTCATGAAGTCACTATTAAGGAATTCGCTAATTATCTTTATACCAAGAAATTTCCAGACCCGGATATGGTTATTCGCACCAGTGGTGAACTCCGAATTAGTAACTTTCTTATCTGGCAGGCTGCATATTCTGAATTGTGGTTTACAAGAACACTTTGGCCAGATTTCACTCCAGAAGAATTTTTGCATGCTATTTTAGATTTCCAGAAAAGAACTCGTAAATTTGGTGGTATTAAATAA